A window from bacterium encodes these proteins:
- a CDS encoding acetyl-CoA carboxylase biotin carboxylase subunit: MFKKILIANRGEIAIRVARACRELNIKTVGIYSSVDKESLHLRYCDEAVDIGEPAPLASYLNIKRILGAARETGVEAIHPGYGFLAENPEFAKACETARVVFIGPSSRALSLVGDKVASRITARGVGAPIIPGMEMVGVNNADFQNKAQEVGYPVLIKASMGGGGKGIRIVRNDGELLESVEAGRREAKSAFGDESVYLEKYIERPRHVEFQVLRDSFGNVVHLGERECSIQRRHQKIIEETPSPALTPELREKMGETAKNIIAAVDYTNAGTVEFLLDADKKFFFLEVNARVQVEHPITELVTGLDIVKRQIMIASGMKLDVKQEQVVQRGHAIEARIYAEDAENGFLPSPGVILYLKEPQGPGIRVDSGIYQGWNVPPHYDPILAKLIVYDESRQGAITRLISALKDYTILGIRSNLGFLKRIAESSQFKDGALHTHFIDENTDALMPRHAMLEMALVAVALKSTGSAAVPATMSGIGSLTSTPWQELGEWELGAS, translated from the coding sequence ATGTTTAAGAAAATACTGATCGCCAACCGCGGCGAGATCGCTATCCGCGTCGCGCGTGCCTGCCGGGAACTCAATATAAAGACGGTCGGCATCTATTCTTCCGTCGACAAAGAATCTCTTCATCTGAGGTACTGCGATGAAGCGGTGGATATCGGTGAACCGGCGCCGCTCGCGAGCTATCTGAACATCAAACGTATCTTAGGGGCGGCCCGGGAGACCGGTGTAGAGGCCATCCATCCGGGATATGGATTTCTTGCGGAAAATCCCGAATTCGCAAAAGCATGCGAAACAGCACGGGTCGTGTTCATCGGGCCGTCGTCGCGTGCGCTGTCGCTGGTCGGGGACAAGGTGGCGTCAAGAATAACGGCCCGGGGCGTGGGTGCACCCATCATCCCGGGTATGGAGATGGTGGGCGTGAATAACGCGGATTTCCAGAATAAAGCGCAGGAAGTAGGATACCCGGTTTTGATCAAGGCTTCCATGGGAGGCGGCGGCAAGGGCATACGGATCGTGCGCAATGACGGGGAACTGCTGGAAAGCGTGGAGGCCGGAAGGCGGGAGGCAAAAAGCGCTTTTGGCGATGAATCGGTTTATCTTGAAAAGTACATTGAAAGACCGCGCCACGTCGAATTCCAGGTGCTGCGTGATTCCTTTGGAAATGTTGTCCATCTTGGCGAACGCGAGTGTTCGATACAGCGCCGGCATCAGAAGATCATAGAAGAGACACCCTCACCGGCGCTGACACCGGAACTTCGGGAAAAAATGGGCGAGACCGCGAAAAATATAATCGCGGCCGTTGACTATACGAACGCCGGTACCGTCGAATTTCTCCTTGATGCTGATAAAAAATTTTTCTTTCTCGAAGTTAACGCGCGTGTCCAGGTTGAGCATCCTATTACTGAGCTGGTGACCGGTCTGGATATCGTAAAAAGGCAGATCATGATCGCGTCAGGAATGAAACTGGATGTGAAGCAGGAACAGGTGGTGCAGCGTGGTCATGCGATCGAAGCGAGGATTTACGCGGAAGACGCGGAGAATGGTTTTCTGCCTTCACCCGGTGTAATATTGTATCTAAAGGAACCGCAGGGTCCCGGGATCCGCGTTGACTCAGGCATTTATCAAGGATGGAACGTGCCCCCTCATTATGACCCGATCCTGGCAAAATTGATCGTCTATGATGAATCGCGGCAAGGCGCCATCACCCGGCTTATCAGTGCGCTGAAAGATTACACGATCCTCGGTATCAGGTCCAATTTGGGATTTCTGAAGCGCATTGCCGAGTCATCTCAATTCAAGGATGGTGCGTTGCATACTCATTTCATTGATGAAAATACGGATGCACTAATGCCGCGCCATGCCATGCTGGAGATGGCTCTGGTCGCGGTTGCGTTGAAATCGACCGGGAGCGCGGCGGTTCCGGCGACCATGAGCGGTATTGGATCGCTAACTTCAACGCCATGGCAGGAACTTGGTGAATGGGAATTAGGTGCGTCATGA
- a CDS encoding type II toxin-antitoxin system RelE/ParE family toxin, with protein sequence MLNELKIAETRHFQDKIKIEPFKNAYNKIYNYVYTQLKENPFFGKNIKKLKGDYKELYRYRIGDFRLFYLIYEDKRLVIMVDIDQRKDSY encoded by the coding sequence TTGTTAAATGAACTAAAAATAGCAGAAACCCGGCATTTTCAGGATAAGATTAAAATTGAACCTTTCAAGAACGCCTATAACAAAATATATAATTATGTTTATACTCAATTAAAAGAAAATCCTTTCTTTGGTAAAAATATCAAGAAACTTAAAGGCGATTATAAAGAACTTTATAGATATCGAATAGGAGACTTCCGATTGTTTTATTTGATTTATGAAGACAAGCGGTTGGTAATCATGGTTGATATAGACCAAAGAAAAGACAGTTATTAA
- a CDS encoding enoyl-CoA hydratase-related protein, with the protein MVYKNIVIDTADSIAVLKINRPEVMNAVNIEAILEIESAMHELNANKEVIVIIITGEGKSFVSGSDISRLAVMDALAAREYSQVGQRVLSFIENMEKVVIAAVNGFALGSGCEIAMACDIRIASEKAKLGQPEVKLGLIPGHAGTQRLARIVGIGKAKELIFTGDLVDAQEALRIGLVNKVCAPEALLEETRNLARKIIEVGPTAVRFAKTVINRGIDSNLTTANSYETEAFSILFSTNEAKEGMKAFLEKRKPNWKA; encoded by the coding sequence ATGGTTTACAAGAATATCGTGATTGACACAGCAGACAGTATTGCTGTACTGAAAATCAATCGTCCAGAGGTTATGAACGCGGTAAACATTGAAGCTATACTGGAGATCGAGTCGGCAATGCATGAACTCAATGCGAACAAGGAAGTTATTGTCATAATCATTACCGGTGAAGGCAAATCCTTTGTATCCGGTTCTGATATTTCGCGGCTGGCGGTAATGGATGCCCTGGCCGCAAGGGAATACAGCCAGGTCGGGCAGAGGGTCCTTAGCTTCATCGAAAACATGGAAAAGGTTGTGATCGCAGCGGTCAATGGTTTTGCGCTTGGTTCAGGATGTGAGATCGCGATGGCATGCGATATCAGGATCGCTTCGGAAAAAGCCAAGCTTGGGCAACCCGAGGTAAAACTCGGTTTGATACCCGGGCATGCCGGCACTCAGCGGCTGGCGCGTATAGTTGGCATTGGTAAGGCGAAGGAGCTCATTTTTACCGGTGACCTTGTAGATGCGCAAGAAGCCCTGAGGATCGGCCTGGTCAACAAAGTTTGCGCACCTGAAGCGTTACTTGAAGAGACACGCAATTTAGCCCGAAAAATCATCGAAGTCGGACCAACGGCAGTGCGCTTCGCCAAAACAGTGATAAACCGCGGGATCGATTCTAACCTGACGACCGCTAATTCGTACGAAACCGAAGCTTTCAGTATTTTGTTCTCGACCAACGAGGCAAAAGAGGGAATGAAAGCTTTTCTTGAAAAAAGAAAACCAAATTGGAAAGCGTAG
- a CDS encoding tetratricopeptide repeat protein, whose protein sequence is MKCHLCGFENQDNASMCKECGTQLAGFVRPSDVYRLITAMSVELVGYRSLFNILEHDTAKIVAGEYIARISDIIKKYNGFIHRCESDYILCLFGVPAIREDDPEQALTVAAEMLKSAKSINELLAGKYKAAISLTLRVGIHRGKAIVKTRDNRPGEYAVIGDVIDIAVRIKDYSSHDDILVSESVFSATRYLYDYEALPPVPLTGTRDRNKIFRPIRLKPKPDPKHGISGLYSPLVGRDDELGTLNGYVSALEEGHGGFVFIMGDAGIGKSRLWIEIKKMTVQGQKAVQVFEVNGQSFTETVPNHVMILITKLIFDVLDNDLPQIVGEKIIKKTREIAAQDWKRIAPYIGSLLGVRFHGELDELVSHLDAHELRQRTMSSIKELLLAIAMKQPLLLVIDDFHYIDSASLEFIEALMADYSRDHPGEYSNTDRFFPIMFIGVARRDKERSFWAAKERLREKMKDDYHEILLAPLEPSMSLQVIDNLLTLNEIPDDFKAKIGVAAAGNPFYIEEMIRSFIDNGALFYDAGIWRLSKKSESIEIPSNIQLAIFSRLEQLGDERDILEKAAAVGRIFQERILECLEGVDRLALSVKLASLEDLEYISRIPHVTEPEYMFKHPLVREAIYNSMSAGQLRSLHRQVGECVKTIHADDLSGYYEVLAHHYYMAEEWDKSYDYSMKSAKKSMNYYLNREALLFLNQALRSIRLTKEAFGERQSAMAIEAIKEKVKILLLIGDNDKALAELNKGMAISQKIKDKKCEADFLLMQSEIHGATSAYDQMLTAAESALSLYKTIGDAKGQSECYNNIGVVYNNLGSYDKAFEFYNHSLRLMEEINDRQGIAISLNNIGYVHHQLGNLEKALDYYNQTFVIMKEIDNKRGAAIALDNIGTVHIGRGEYEKAIECHDRSLMIKENIGDRWGESASTNNIGYVHYLLGHYDQSLHYHLRSLKIKEEIGDQGGQAISLNNIGHIYLVWGDYIKAFDHYTASLKISERVGNRLGITVSILGIGQLFSAQERFVEARDYLVRAELLARETGNKDYQKRVSLALCSHLLLTITAAGDESASDIIKRALEYQQRAYNLAVELKSNADIARSITLKARIFAVQGKFEDAQKAYLEARKVFEELQLPLELGEACHYYGQMLCQHGQEWEGGEQLEKSRKVFRTINARDWLRRLGDDKNWEKDHV, encoded by the coding sequence ATGAAATGTCATCTATGTGGATTTGAAAATCAGGATAACGCGAGCATGTGCAAGGAATGCGGCACGCAACTCGCCGGATTCGTGCGCCCGTCGGACGTATACCGGCTTATAACCGCGATGTCGGTCGAACTGGTGGGCTACCGGTCGCTTTTCAATATACTTGAACATGATACCGCGAAAATTGTTGCCGGAGAGTATATCGCTCGCATTTCGGATATTATCAAGAAATACAATGGTTTCATACATCGTTGCGAAAGTGACTATATCCTGTGTCTTTTCGGCGTCCCCGCGATCCGGGAAGACGACCCCGAGCAGGCGCTGACCGTAGCGGCTGAAATGTTGAAGTCAGCAAAAAGCATAAACGAACTCCTTGCCGGGAAATACAAGGCAGCGATCTCGCTGACGCTGCGCGTTGGCATCCACAGGGGCAAAGCTATTGTTAAAACGAGGGATAACAGACCGGGAGAGTATGCTGTGATCGGGGATGTCATAGACATCGCCGTAAGGATAAAGGACTACTCCAGTCACGACGACATTCTAGTGTCGGAGTCAGTATTCAGCGCCACCAGGTATTTGTACGATTACGAGGCACTGCCGCCCGTCCCATTGACCGGCACACGCGATCGCAACAAGATATTCCGTCCGATTCGGTTAAAACCGAAGCCTGATCCAAAACACGGCATCTCAGGATTGTATTCCCCGCTGGTCGGTAGAGATGACGAATTGGGTACTCTGAACGGATACGTATCAGCGCTGGAAGAAGGCCACGGTGGTTTTGTTTTTATCATGGGTGACGCCGGGATCGGCAAAAGCCGGCTATGGATTGAAATAAAGAAAATGACGGTTCAAGGTCAAAAAGCGGTCCAGGTATTTGAAGTAAACGGCCAGTCGTTCACCGAGACCGTTCCCAACCACGTGATGATCTTGATAACCAAGCTGATCTTTGATGTGTTAGATAACGATCTGCCCCAGATCGTGGGAGAAAAGATCATAAAAAAAACGCGGGAGATCGCAGCTCAGGATTGGAAAAGGATCGCTCCGTATATCGGTTCCTTACTGGGTGTCCGTTTCCATGGCGAGCTCGATGAACTCGTCAGTCATCTTGACGCTCATGAACTCAGGCAGCGGACCATGTCCAGCATCAAGGAATTGCTCCTTGCGATCGCAATGAAACAGCCATTACTGTTAGTGATCGATGATTTCCATTATATTGACAGCGCTTCCCTGGAATTCATAGAAGCATTGATGGCCGATTATTCGCGCGATCATCCTGGCGAATACAGCAACACGGATAGGTTCTTTCCGATCATGTTCATTGGTGTCGCCCGCCGCGACAAAGAAAGATCATTCTGGGCGGCCAAAGAACGCCTGCGCGAAAAAATGAAAGACGATTACCATGAGATTTTACTGGCGCCGCTTGAGCCGTCAATGAGCTTACAGGTCATTGATAATCTCTTGACCCTTAACGAGATCCCGGACGACTTTAAGGCCAAGATCGGTGTCGCCGCCGCTGGAAATCCATTCTACATTGAGGAAATGATCCGCTCTTTTATCGATAACGGAGCGCTCTTCTATGATGCCGGCATATGGCGTTTGAGCAAGAAGAGCGAATCAATAGAAATACCTTCCAATATCCAACTGGCGATATTCTCGCGCCTTGAGCAGCTTGGCGATGAACGGGATATTCTGGAAAAAGCCGCCGCGGTCGGCAGGATCTTCCAGGAACGCATTTTGGAATGCCTGGAGGGGGTTGACCGGCTGGCACTGTCAGTAAAGTTGGCTTCGCTCGAGGACCTGGAATATATCAGCAGGATCCCGCACGTGACCGAACCCGAATATATGTTCAAGCATCCCCTGGTCCGGGAAGCCATTTACAACAGCATGTCCGCCGGACAGTTGAGAAGCTTGCACCGCCAGGTGGGCGAGTGCGTCAAAACTATTCACGCCGATGATCTTTCCGGATATTACGAGGTCCTGGCGCATCATTACTACATGGCCGAAGAATGGGATAAATCATATGATTATTCCATGAAATCGGCGAAGAAGTCGATGAACTACTATCTTAACCGTGAAGCGTTGTTGTTCCTTAACCAAGCCCTGCGGAGTATCCGGCTGACCAAGGAGGCGTTCGGGGAAAGACAGTCCGCCATGGCGATCGAAGCGATCAAGGAAAAAGTGAAGATCCTTCTCTTGATAGGCGATAACGATAAGGCGCTGGCCGAATTGAACAAGGGAATGGCGATCTCCCAAAAAATAAAAGACAAAAAATGTGAAGCCGATTTTCTTTTAATGCAAAGCGAGATACATGGAGCCACGAGCGCGTACGATCAGATGCTGACAGCGGCAGAAAGCGCGCTCTCCCTGTACAAGACGATCGGTGATGCCAAAGGGCAATCCGAGTGCTACAATAATATTGGCGTGGTCTATAATAATCTCGGTTCCTATGATAAAGCGTTCGAATTCTATAATCATTCCCTCCGCTTGATGGAAGAGATCAACGACCGCCAAGGAATCGCCATCAGTCTGAACAACATCGGATACGTACACCACCAGCTGGGTAATCTTGAAAAAGCATTGGACTATTACAACCAGACCTTCGTGATCATGAAAGAGATCGATAACAAAAGGGGTGCCGCAATCGCTCTCGACAATATCGGGACCGTGCACATCGGACGCGGCGAATATGAAAAAGCCATCGAGTGCCATGATCGATCGCTCATGATCAAGGAAAACATCGGCGACCGCTGGGGCGAATCAGCCAGCACCAATAATATCGGCTACGTGCACTATTTGCTGGGGCATTACGACCAGTCACTGCACTATCACCTGAGGTCGCTCAAAATAAAAGAGGAGATCGGCGACCAAGGGGGACAGGCGATCAGCTTGAACAACATCGGTCACATATACCTGGTGTGGGGTGATTACATCAAGGCTTTCGACCACTACACTGCATCGTTGAAGATCTCGGAACGGGTGGGTAACCGTTTAGGCATAACGGTGAGTATCCTCGGGATCGGCCAGCTTTTCAGCGCACAAGAACGGTTCGTTGAAGCCCGTGATTATCTGGTAAGAGCCGAGCTGCTGGCCCGGGAGACAGGCAACAAGGATTATCAAAAAAGGGTTTCGCTCGCTCTATGCAGCCATCTGCTTCTGACGATAACCGCGGCGGGCGATGAGAGCGCATCGGATATCATAAAACGGGCGCTGGAATATCAGCAACGCGCCTACAACCTGGCTGTGGAACTGAAATCAAATGCCGATATTGCACGTTCCATCACGCTGAAAGCGCGCATTTTTGCAGTGCAGGGAAAATTCGAGGATGCCCAAAAAGCTTACCTGGAGGCGAGAAAAGTGTTCGAAGAGCTGCAGTTGCCGCTCGAACTTGGCGAAGCATGCCATTATTATGGTCAAATGCTGTGCCAGCATGGCCAAGAGTGGGAAGGAGGCGAACAGTTGGAAAAAAGCAGGAAAGTCTTCCGGACCATTAATGCCCGGGACTGGTTGAGAAGACTGGGCGATGATAAGAACTGGGAGAAAGATCATGTTTAA
- a CDS encoding Gfo/Idh/MocA family oxidoreductase: MKLGILGAGSMGNLHFDCYKGMPNIEVSAICTRSSEKAASLTKKLGVKVVTDFDEIINDMAIDAVDICLPTYLHKRHVISALQADKHVFCETPIALDIDEAIEMQKIAKEKKKIFMIALLMRNVAEYGTVKKIIDSNELGKPLTFRAYRFSKPYPIDHYPGPVIELLNFDFDFINWTFGLPNSIISSRIVKEERHEHATILLKYNNGLLGLAETSNIMPESFPFSAGIRIICDKGAIETFFTIDKNGYPDFTTIKYPSQGNPEELNFEIINPYEEECKLFVESLNKREENNLLSAQAAIDALTICLKAKESLEKGKEVFFG, from the coding sequence ATGAAACTTGGTATTTTAGGAGCAGGTTCTATGGGTAACTTGCATTTCGATTGCTACAAAGGAATGCCTAATATAGAGGTTTCTGCTATCTGCACCCGATCAAGTGAAAAAGCCGCGAGCCTCACCAAGAAATTAGGTGTTAAAGTAGTCACGGATTTTGATGAAATAATTAATGATATGGCAATTGATGCAGTAGATATTTGCTTGCCGACTTATTTGCATAAAAGGCATGTCATTTCAGCATTACAGGCAGATAAACATGTATTCTGCGAAACTCCAATTGCACTTGATATAGATGAAGCCATTGAAATGCAGAAAATCGCTAAGGAAAAGAAAAAGATATTCATGATAGCCTTACTCATGAGAAATGTAGCGGAATACGGAACTGTAAAAAAGATTATTGATTCGAATGAATTAGGCAAACCATTGACTTTTCGAGCATATAGATTCAGCAAACCATATCCAATAGATCATTATCCTGGACCAGTAATTGAATTATTAAACTTTGACTTTGATTTTATAAACTGGACTTTCGGACTACCCAATTCAATTATTTCAAGTAGGATTGTAAAAGAAGAACGTCACGAACACGCCACAATACTATTAAAATATAATAACGGATTGTTGGGACTTGCAGAAACAAGCAATATTATGCCCGAGAGCTTTCCTTTTAGCGCAGGAATCAGAATCATTTGCGATAAAGGAGCAATAGAGACCTTTTTTACTATTGATAAAAACGGCTATCCAGATTTTACGACAATCAAGTACCCTTCACAAGGGAATCCAGAAGAATTGAATTTTGAAATCATTAATCCGTATGAAGAGGAATGCAAACTATTTGTTGAAAGTTTAAATAAAAGAGAAGAAAATAATCTGTTATCTGCGCAAGCAGCCATAGATGCTCTCACTATATGTCTTAAAGCTAAAGAATCTTTAGAAAAAGGAAAAGAGGTATTTTTTGGATAG
- a CDS encoding enoyl-CoA hydratase/isomerase family protein, producing MSNPAFETVQLDLNIEKTIAYVILNRPEVHNAFNDIMIKELTQIFQKIDSDVGVRVVVLQGAGKSFCAGADLNWMKRVKDYSYVDNLKESMELAVMFDTMYSLTKPTIAKVQGNAIGGGTGLVAVCDMAIAASDARFSFSEVKLGLIPACISPYVIKKCGEGKVRELFLSGERIAAEKAMSAGLVNIVVPPGELDSAVDDLVIKLLSSGPEAIKKCKELITKLPTLNHDEVKKYTAEVIAHMRMSEEAQEGMNAFLEKRKPHWNK from the coding sequence ATGTCCAATCCAGCATTCGAAACGGTCCAGCTAGATCTAAATATTGAAAAGACCATCGCTTACGTTATCCTTAACCGACCCGAAGTGCACAATGCCTTCAATGACATCATGATCAAGGAATTGACGCAGATCTTTCAAAAGATCGATTCTGATGTCGGGGTTCGCGTCGTCGTGCTTCAGGGTGCGGGCAAATCATTCTGCGCCGGCGCCGACCTTAATTGGATGAAGAGGGTTAAGGATTACTCGTATGTGGATAATCTCAAGGAATCGATGGAACTGGCAGTAATGTTCGACACGATGTATTCGTTGACAAAACCGACGATCGCCAAGGTCCAGGGAAACGCGATCGGAGGCGGTACGGGTCTGGTGGCGGTATGCGATATGGCGATCGCTGCCAGCGACGCACGGTTCAGTTTCAGCGAGGTAAAACTCGGGTTGATACCGGCGTGCATATCGCCTTATGTCATAAAAAAATGCGGTGAGGGAAAGGTCAGGGAGCTGTTCCTGAGCGGGGAAAGGATCGCGGCTGAAAAAGCGATGTCAGCGGGGCTGGTGAATATCGTGGTCCCGCCCGGCGAGCTGGACAGCGCGGTCGATGATCTGGTCATTAAACTGCTGAGCAGCGGTCCTGAAGCGATCAAAAAATGCAAAGAACTGATCACGAAACTGCCGACATTGAACCATGACGAAGTGAAAAAGTATACTGCCGAGGTCATCGCGCATATGCGGATGTCCGAAGAAGCTCAGGAAGGCATGAACGCTTTCTTGGAAAAGCGAAAGCCGCATTGGAACAAATGA
- a CDS encoding cupin domain-containing protein, translating into MTKISFKEAIKDLDDPWQPKEVAYINDTALRVAKIHGEYHWHTHSKEDEFFYVLKGKINIDSENQSIELNEGDGLVVKKGIRHRSRAVKPAWILLVEPIATKTKGEEPA; encoded by the coding sequence ATGACGAAAATATCTTTTAAAGAAGCGATCAAGGATCTTGATGATCCATGGCAGCCGAAGGAAGTTGCCTACATAAACGATACGGCTTTGCGCGTCGCGAAAATTCACGGTGAATATCACTGGCATACGCACAGCAAAGAAGATGAATTTTTCTATGTGCTTAAAGGTAAAATCAATATCGATTCCGAGAACCAGAGCATTGAACTTAACGAGGGTGATGGTTTGGTTGTCAAAAAAGGGATAAGACATCGTTCGCGCGCCGTCAAACCAGCATGGATCCTGCTTGTCGAGCCGATCGCGACCAAAACCAAGGGCGAAGAGCCGGCATGA
- a CDS encoding CopG family transcriptional regulator, translated as MPKTITIRLKDDIYDLFKKAADGEKRSISNFIEWATYSYLYEELFVSNNEMKDILKDKSSLNVGIKEAKQGKYHLVK; from the coding sequence ATGCCAAAAACAATTACCATTAGATTGAAAGACGATATTTACGATCTTTTCAAAAAAGCCGCAGATGGCGAAAAAAGAAGCATATCCAATTTTATTGAATGGGCTACCTATTCTTATCTTTATGAAGAGCTCTTTGTTTCCAATAATGAAATGAAGGATATTTTAAAGGATAAGAGTAGTTTGAATGTCGGAATAAAAGAAGCAAAGCAAGGGAAATATCACCTTGTTAAATGA
- a CDS encoding serpin family protein — protein MSHWLPWKIRPDITVILFLAVVMVFGQSTDDNGAAQEGISSVVNANNRFCLELYANLKNEEKGNIFFSPYSISTALGMVYEGARGQTAQEIQAVFHFCEDENIRKPNVAEIYEQLNKKDAKYKLNTANALWVQQGHNLLNEYAKTVEKYYSGKATNVDFKGAAEQARKKINKWVADRTNDKIKDLFPPNSLTQFTSLVLTNAIYFKGTWVMQFDKKETQEEDFKTGRGETVKVPMMRRTDENARFSYAETEYLQILEMDYEGGELSMLILLPKNIDLDTLEERLTVENVTEWKNSLHEQRVKVFVPKFTFTTKYLLNDNLKELGMPLAFSEAADLSGIDGTKSLFIQIVVHQAFIDVNEEGTEAAAATGVAVGITSVAPPVPIFRADHPFIFMILERSVGNILFLGRVSDPRQ, from the coding sequence ATGAGTCATTGGTTACCCTGGAAAATCAGACCAGACATAACTGTGATTTTATTTTTAGCCGTTGTTATGGTTTTTGGGCAATCAACCGATGACAATGGCGCAGCGCAAGAGGGGATCAGCAGCGTTGTTAATGCCAATAACCGATTCTGTCTGGAACTTTATGCGAATCTTAAAAACGAAGAAAAAGGGAATATATTTTTCTCCCCCTACAGTATTTCCACGGCTTTGGGGATGGTTTACGAAGGGGCTCGGGGGCAAACCGCCCAGGAGATTCAAGCGGTTTTCCATTTCTGCGAGGATGAAAACATTCGTAAACCAAATGTTGCTGAGATCTATGAACAGCTCAACAAGAAGGATGCGAAATACAAACTTAACACGGCAAATGCACTCTGGGTGCAGCAAGGTCATAATCTGTTAAATGAATACGCAAAAACAGTTGAAAAATACTATTCGGGAAAGGCGACAAACGTTGATTTCAAGGGAGCGGCTGAGCAGGCACGTAAAAAGATCAATAAGTGGGTCGCGGATAGAACTAATGATAAAATCAAGGATCTCTTCCCGCCTAATTCTTTGACTCAATTTACCAGTCTTGTCCTTACCAATGCCATTTACTTCAAAGGCACCTGGGTCATGCAATTCGACAAGAAAGAAACGCAGGAAGAGGATTTCAAGACCGGTAGAGGCGAAACCGTAAAGGTTCCGATGATGCGAAGGACCGACGAAAATGCGAGATTCAGTTATGCCGAGACAGAATACCTGCAAATCCTGGAAATGGACTATGAGGGCGGTGAATTAAGCATGCTTATTCTGCTTCCTAAGAATATTGATTTGGATACGCTTGAGGAACGGCTTACGGTCGAGAATGTTACTGAATGGAAGAACAGCCTTCACGAACAACGCGTAAAGGTATTCGTGCCTAAATTTACATTCACCACAAAATATTTACTTAATGATAATCTCAAAGAGCTGGGTATGCCTTTGGCATTTTCAGAAGCAGCTGATTTATCGGGGATCGATGGAACGAAATCTCTATTTATCCAGATCGTGGTCCATCAGGCTTTTATTGACGTGAACGAAGAAGGGACCGAAGCGGCCGCAGCGACGGGCGTGGCAGTCGGCATTACATCGGTCGCACCACCGGTTCCGATTTTCCGTGCTGACCATCCTTTTATATTTATGATCTTGGAAAGAAGCGTGGGCAATATTTTGTTTTTAGGCAGAGTGAGCGATCCAAGGCAGTGA
- a CDS encoding biotin/lipoyl-containing protein, protein MKIIIAYEGKPYTIEMVKDGSKNKVTINGDRSFNIDSYDVRSNSLTFVCDGKMSSAFIAGDRERTYIAIDGEYYVFDQVKGTKGTTADQKGDSVASPMPGLLVKIPVSPGDKVQNGTTLAIVEAMKMQNELHSPRDGVVKRINFKEGDQVDAFVPIVELEAQSNAIASLPPN, encoded by the coding sequence ATGAAGATCATCATAGCATATGAAGGAAAACCATACACCATCGAAATGGTAAAGGATGGCTCAAAGAACAAAGTGACAATAAACGGCGACCGATCGTTCAATATCGACTCGTACGATGTCCGTTCAAATTCCCTGACGTTTGTATGCGATGGCAAAATGAGTTCCGCCTTCATTGCCGGCGATCGAGAGCGAACGTATATCGCCATTGATGGCGAGTATTATGTCTTTGACCAGGTGAAAGGAACCAAGGGAACGACGGCAGATCAGAAAGGCGACTCCGTAGCCTCCCCGATGCCCGGTCTGCTCGTTAAGATCCCGGTATCACCGGGCGACAAGGTGCAGAATGGAACGACCTTAGCGATCGTAGAAGCGATGAAAATGCAGAATGAACTGCATTCCCCGCGCGACGGGGTTGTCAAAAGGATCAATTTCAAAGAAGGCGATCAGGTGGACGCGTTCGTACCGATCGTCGAGCTGGAGGCTCAATCAAACGCAATTGCCTCTCTACCTCCAAATTAG